Proteins from one Chthoniobacterales bacterium genomic window:
- a CDS encoding MFS transporter — protein sequence MSRIPSSIPLPPAEPPSPAQPKAPKTWNVGTLTYTMAGLVAVFGWLLCGDFAWSMRDRSVAPMAQWYLSNLKVPNVVFGLLLTSFPALLGLILGPIIAVKSDRHRGKFGRRIPFLLVTTPFAAFGMIGLGLTPLLANWLHGLGAAGSPVGGWLHRAIGDSTSGLWLLSMLENKMVISVVCFTVFWTAFELATIIGQSVFGGLINDVVPPELLGRFYGLFRAVNLLDGVIFNWWIMGKVPTHFTLILVIIGVFYGTAFMWVCLKVKEGSYPPPEQPKTISRGRAGEVAAYFKESFSQPYYLFVFVMLMMGTLAFVPVNAFAIPYAGSLGMDMTAYGHCLAVTFAISFSLAYPLGWLADRFHPMRVSMASLAGYFVVAVAATIWVKTPTSFAIALVAHGVLSGCYFTSFASLGQRLFPRSKFGQFSSAAGLCASMSMMAIGPAMGAVVDLTGRNYRYTFVFGGLLALVALLAAWQVYVRFLRLGGPRNYVAPV from the coding sequence ATGTCTCGAATCCCCTCCTCGATTCCTTTGCCTCCAGCAGAACCGCCTTCTCCTGCACAGCCGAAGGCTCCAAAAACTTGGAATGTTGGCACGCTTACCTACACCATGGCCGGTCTGGTTGCGGTGTTCGGCTGGCTTCTGTGCGGAGATTTTGCCTGGTCGATGCGGGATCGCTCAGTGGCACCGATGGCGCAATGGTATCTCAGTAACTTAAAAGTGCCGAATGTAGTCTTCGGCCTCTTACTAACCTCGTTTCCAGCTCTACTAGGCTTGATTCTTGGTCCGATCATCGCCGTGAAATCGGATCGGCACCGAGGGAAATTTGGCCGGCGAATTCCTTTCTTGTTAGTAACGACGCCATTTGCGGCTTTCGGCATGATCGGACTGGGCCTCACGCCTCTACTGGCGAATTGGTTGCACGGTTTGGGGGCGGCGGGAAGCCCGGTTGGCGGGTGGTTGCATCGTGCTATTGGCGACTCGACATCCGGCCTCTGGTTACTCTCGATGCTGGAGAACAAGATGGTCATATCAGTCGTGTGTTTTACCGTTTTTTGGACTGCATTTGAATTGGCAACGATCATCGGGCAATCGGTCTTTGGCGGCTTGATTAATGACGTGGTTCCGCCGGAATTGTTAGGCCGATTTTATGGATTGTTTCGCGCTGTGAATCTGCTTGATGGTGTCATTTTTAATTGGTGGATCATGGGAAAAGTGCCCACGCATTTTACCCTGATTTTGGTAATCATCGGAGTGTTCTACGGGACTGCGTTCATGTGGGTTTGCCTGAAAGTAAAAGAAGGCTCGTATCCTCCCCCAGAGCAACCTAAAACAATTTCTCGTGGACGGGCTGGCGAAGTCGCGGCGTATTTCAAAGAGAGCTTCAGCCAGCCCTATTACTTGTTTGTCTTCGTGATGTTAATGATGGGAACGCTGGCGTTTGTGCCCGTCAACGCTTTTGCCATCCCCTATGCGGGCAGCCTAGGTATGGACATGACGGCCTACGGTCACTGCCTCGCGGTGACTTTCGCGATCTCGTTTTCCCTGGCCTATCCCCTCGGGTGGCTGGCCGACCGGTTTCACCCTATGCGAGTTAGCATGGCCTCACTTGCGGGTTATTTCGTGGTGGCAGTGGCCGCAACCATTTGGGTGAAAACCCCGACGAGCTTTGCCATCGCTCTGGTAGCACATGGTGTTCTTTCTGGATGTTATTTCACCAGCTTCGCTTCGCTGGGACAACGCCTCTTTCCCCGGTCCAAGTTTGGGCAGTTCAGCTCGGCGGCAGGTTTATGCGCTTCCATGAGCATGATGGCCATCGGGCCGGCGATGGGTGCGGTGGTGGACCTGACCGGAAGAAACTATCGCTATACTTTTGTCTTTGGTGGCCTGCTGGCACTGGTGGCGTTGCTCGCCGCGTGGCAAGTCTATGTCCGTTTCTTACGTTTGGGTGGGCCACGAAACTACGTTGCGCCCGTCTGA
- a CDS encoding acetylxylan esterase, giving the protein MKYPSSLLSLFAVAVITLLPGGMTHATTTASNPKIVSDYTLSVYPDREAAIYKRGEQVEFQILVLGKEPTDEREVTWKITKDGVPPIKEGKTKLKFGKAIVTANLDEPGFLTCDVSFNDGKQDLKATASAGIDPTEIKPSMPEPADFDAFWNAKKAELAAIPLNPKMTSVETPADRPGVETFDLQVDCLGKPVSGYYARPIGAKPGSCPAMLYVDGAGVRNSDKLAAIRPAGRGLIALAINAHGIPNGQPAEFYTALDLGELKNYRKEGSSSRDTCYFLGMYLRVKRALDFLTSQPEWDGKILVLNGGSQGGGQAIAGAALDPRVSLLVAMIPGMCDHTGMVAGRIAGWPKLVPLDAAGKPDPIVLGVARYFDCVNFAPRIKAQTIYWIGFNDIITPPTSQFAAYNAIKAPKKLITAPEYGHGGEAPNFWPMIGDMIYNTVAEQQKKAQGQAH; this is encoded by the coding sequence ATGAAATATCCCTCATCACTTCTATCCCTATTTGCCGTTGCGGTCATCACGCTTCTACCGGGCGGGATGACACATGCCACTACCACGGCTTCCAATCCGAAAATCGTCTCCGACTACACGCTTTCGGTTTATCCAGATCGGGAGGCGGCGATTTATAAACGCGGGGAGCAGGTGGAATTTCAGATTCTAGTGTTAGGAAAAGAACCCACTGATGAGCGCGAAGTCACCTGGAAGATTACCAAAGATGGCGTGCCGCCAATCAAAGAGGGGAAGACCAAGCTGAAATTTGGAAAAGCAATCGTCACGGCAAACCTTGACGAACCCGGCTTTCTAACCTGTGACGTCTCCTTCAACGATGGCAAACAGGATTTGAAAGCCACCGCATCTGCCGGCATCGACCCTACGGAAATCAAACCTAGTATGCCGGAGCCAGCCGATTTCGATGCATTCTGGAATGCGAAAAAAGCCGAACTGGCCGCCATTCCGCTCAATCCTAAGATGACTTCGGTCGAAACGCCTGCTGACCGTCCCGGAGTGGAGACATTTGACTTGCAGGTCGATTGCCTGGGCAAACCTGTCTCCGGTTATTACGCACGGCCTATTGGTGCCAAACCGGGAAGTTGTCCAGCGATGCTCTACGTGGACGGCGCCGGTGTTCGCAATAGCGATAAACTCGCCGCCATCCGCCCGGCTGGTCGGGGACTGATTGCGCTGGCGATCAATGCGCACGGCATTCCGAACGGGCAACCAGCAGAATTTTACACCGCGCTGGATCTCGGCGAACTCAAAAACTACCGGAAAGAAGGCAGCAGCTCCCGCGACACCTGCTATTTCCTCGGCATGTATCTTCGCGTAAAGAGAGCACTCGATTTTCTAACCTCACAGCCCGAGTGGGATGGAAAAATTCTCGTCCTAAACGGTGGCAGCCAGGGTGGGGGACAGGCTATTGCCGGAGCGGCGCTCGATCCACGGGTCTCCCTCTTGGTGGCCATGATCCCCGGCATGTGCGATCACACTGGCATGGTGGCGGGCCGGATCGCCGGGTGGCCCAAACTCGTTCCGTTGGATGCTGCCGGCAAACCAGATCCGATTGTTCTGGGGGTAGCCCGGTATTTCGACTGCGTAAACTTCGCACCGCGCATCAAAGCTCAGACGATATACTGGATCGGGTTCAATGATATTATAACGCCGCCGACCAGCCAGTTTGCGGCTTACAACGCTATCAAAGCTCCGAAAAAACTTATCACCGCGCCTGAATATGGCCATGGGGGAGAGGCTCCCAATTTTTGGCCGATGATCGGGGATATGATCTATAATACGGTGGCTGAGCAACAGAAAAAAGCTCAGGGCCAAGCTCATTGA
- a CDS encoding prepilin-type N-terminal cleavage/methylation domain-containing protein has product MKLRQPTVFRMPPKTNRAFTLVELLVSMAVLTLLLVLILQLFNSANAVTKMGNKHMDADAQARALLDRMAIDFSSMVRRSDVDYYMKGRPSSNSQTGGNDQIAFYSEVSGYSTGSPSPVSLVAYRLQKSSNRIERLGKGLLWNAASNTDVPVVFLPIPIASPLPSPLPSPMPSTVPSPAWPQAANMDSDPDYETSGPQVFRFEYYYVLKGQDVANPSILSDTPWDTRLPMNHTSVNGLQDVAAIGVVIAVLDSQSRVLVTDTQLSTLAGQMNDFKNSMKPGDLESQWQSAINASSLPRVTSSAIRIYGRYFYLDSPNP; this is encoded by the coding sequence TTGAAACTTCGCCAGCCAACTGTTTTCCGAATGCCTCCCAAGACTAACCGTGCATTCACCTTGGTTGAACTGCTTGTTTCCATGGCAGTGCTAACTTTGTTGCTCGTCCTCATATTGCAGCTTTTTAATAGTGCCAATGCCGTCACCAAAATGGGCAATAAGCACATGGACGCAGATGCCCAAGCCAGAGCTTTATTGGACCGAATGGCCATCGACTTCAGCTCCATGGTTAGACGAAGTGATGTAGACTATTATATGAAAGGGCGGCCTTCCAGTAATAGCCAGACAGGCGGGAATGATCAGATTGCGTTTTATAGCGAAGTTAGCGGCTATTCCACGGGATCACCCAGTCCAGTGTCTCTGGTGGCTTATAGACTTCAAAAGAGCAGCAATCGGATCGAGCGCTTAGGAAAGGGATTATTGTGGAACGCGGCTTCCAACACGGATGTGCCAGTTGTATTTCTGCCAATACCCATTGCCTCGCCACTGCCCTCGCCTTTGCCCAGTCCGATGCCCTCCACTGTCCCAAGTCCAGCATGGCCGCAGGCGGCCAACATGGATAGCGATCCAGACTACGAAACTTCGGGGCCGCAAGTTTTTCGATTCGAGTACTATTATGTTCTAAAAGGTCAGGATGTAGCGAATCCTTCCATTTTGAGTGATACTCCATGGGATACTCGCCTTCCCATGAATCACACTTCTGTGAATGGCTTGCAGGATGTCGCTGCAATAGGCGTTGTTATTGCCGTGCTGGATTCACAAAGTCGAGTTCTGGTTACTGATACACAGCTAAGCACATTGGCTGGTCAGATGAATGATTTCAAAAATAGCATGAAGCCAGGGGATCTCGAAAGCCAATGGCAGTCGGCAATCAACGCAAGTAGTCTTCCGCGGGTAACATCGTCAGCGATCCGAATTTACGGTCGATACTTCTACCTCGACTCCCCCAATCCCTAA
- a CDS encoding DUF2334 domain-containing protein, with amino-acid sequence MLFVGMCLSAQAMENGGLEKGLEGWGVNVIPAASAEVLKEAASMGEFGLRLKIASQPTSGEIISPKIEVAAGKSYLAKYWSGGGGAQPANASIEMVFFDEHGNALPPPVAPAGKKARTAATGGANWNPGELAAVAPENAHTLGVRIKPMSGPPGSAVDFDDLTIDEMPASSPVSPLPVDSPRIQELKAEIQRDPTRGKTPPKIVLKLDDLKPASGGTVSQQWLRVADFAKEKNIKISVGIIAEGLEPDSPAFIQWIQEENAAKRIEFWNHGWDHAAGEKMIREFSGQPYERQKDHFSRANEIARKKLGFAFTSFGAPFNITDAATVRMLTEEPTITVWLYGDPKNPAGKIVLGNGVVTIETRARPDFEAFLEAYAHNRGTDYFVMQGHPGGWKDDNFEQFRMMVDFLIDQKAQFVFPRDFIVNNRAIHK; translated from the coding sequence ATGTTGTTCGTTGGTATGTGCCTGTCGGCGCAGGCGATGGAGAACGGAGGATTGGAAAAAGGCCTGGAGGGATGGGGCGTAAACGTGATCCCGGCAGCCTCCGCTGAGGTATTGAAAGAAGCTGCTTCGATGGGCGAATTCGGATTGCGGCTGAAAATCGCCTCCCAGCCGACATCTGGCGAAATTATTAGCCCCAAAATTGAAGTAGCTGCCGGTAAATCCTATTTGGCGAAATATTGGAGCGGCGGTGGGGGGGCACAACCCGCCAACGCCTCCATCGAGATGGTTTTCTTTGACGAACACGGGAACGCGCTTCCCCCGCCAGTTGCGCCCGCTGGTAAGAAAGCACGCACCGCGGCCACCGGTGGAGCGAATTGGAATCCGGGTGAATTGGCTGCGGTCGCTCCCGAAAACGCCCACACCCTGGGCGTGCGGATCAAGCCGATGTCGGGCCCGCCCGGGAGTGCGGTGGATTTCGACGACCTAACCATCGACGAGATGCCGGCTTCTAGTCCAGTCTCCCCGTTGCCCGTGGACTCGCCCCGCATTCAGGAGTTAAAGGCGGAGATCCAGCGCGATCCCACTCGCGGAAAGACCCCGCCGAAAATCGTGCTCAAACTGGACGACCTGAAACCTGCCAGTGGCGGAACTGTCAGCCAGCAATGGCTCCGGGTAGCGGATTTCGCGAAGGAAAAGAACATAAAAATTTCCGTAGGGATCATCGCGGAAGGGCTGGAACCGGATTCACCGGCCTTCATCCAATGGATTCAGGAAGAGAATGCTGCCAAACGAATCGAGTTCTGGAACCACGGATGGGACCACGCCGCCGGGGAAAAGATGATTCGCGAATTCTCGGGCCAACCATACGAGCGTCAGAAGGATCATTTTTCCCGTGCCAACGAAATCGCCCGCAAAAAGCTGGGTTTCGCATTCACGAGCTTCGGGGCTCCTTTCAATATCACTGATGCTGCCACCGTTCGGATGCTCACGGAAGAACCAACCATCACGGTCTGGCTTTACGGAGATCCGAAAAATCCCGCAGGCAAGATTGTTCTAGGAAATGGAGTGGTCACGATTGAGACGCGAGCCAGGCCGGATTTCGAGGCATTTCTCGAGGCCTATGCCCACAATCGCGGGACGGATTATTTTGTCATGCAAGGCCACCCAGGCGGTTGGAAGGATGACAATTTCGAGCAGTTCCGAATGATGGTGGATTTTCTAATCGATCAAAAAGCGCAGTTCGTTTTTCCAAGGGATTTTATAGTGAACAATAGAGCGATCCACAAGTGA
- a CDS encoding sialate O-acetylesterase — protein MFDILAKCPLVGILLLIGGFVVFPLRADVSLPSLLSAHAVLQKSAATRIWGMAAPNEAVHVVLGKIKAETTADASGRWQTQVDLTQSPQGPFDLVVEGKNKIVVPDVVVGEVWLCSGQSNMQYALRGDINAPVEIKLTNSFLRQFKVEIASAPTPLDDCKGSWILATPATVGDFTGVGYYFGKKLQTELTVPVGLIHSSIPGSAIEVWMSSEAFAKRPAMDAGRVRRLATFNEYPGKLAAYVAAFQAWVAKYSREDQAVDPALFAAPGVATDDWKKLALPGKVAASGFSASGAIWARKTVNVPAVGAGKPGNITFGTVRDFVTIYWNGVEIAKTSPANPPALGIYKFIVPGEVIKEGENVIALRISGVSDQNGCENGLSCSFNGVGQAVRLEGDWLAKVENSLPALSPEALATLPKPPGVPNPALACYNYNAMIAPLLHDTIKGIIWYQGESNVNRPDDYRVSITAMIEDYREKWGAELPFYFCQLPNFQPRDSDPSKGCWADLRDAQTSALALPKTGMAVLIDVGEEANLHPRNKKDPGERLGRIALAKDYGKPIAFSGPHYDSLIVEGDKLRLKFSEVNGGLMAKPLPATYKPNSVSPETKPLVRLSPNSELEGFVICGDDHKWIPADAKIDGEAVIVSSTNISKPVAARYLWADSPIGNLYNAATLPAAPFRTDEFPLKKQPFAF, from the coding sequence ATGTTTGATATTTTAGCGAAGTGTCCATTAGTAGGAATATTGTTACTAATTGGTGGATTTGTGGTTTTCCCGCTTCGAGCCGATGTTAGTTTACCTTCACTGCTTTCCGCGCATGCTGTTTTACAAAAATCCGCTGCAACACGCATTTGGGGGATGGCTGCTCCTAACGAGGCTGTTCATGTTGTCTTAGGGAAGATCAAAGCAGAGACAACTGCGGATGCCAGTGGCCGTTGGCAAACGCAGGTTGATCTGACGCAATCTCCGCAAGGTCCCTTTGACCTTGTCGTTGAGGGGAAAAACAAGATCGTTGTGCCTGATGTCGTTGTCGGCGAGGTCTGGCTTTGTTCGGGGCAGTCCAACATGCAATATGCTCTTCGCGGAGATATCAATGCACCTGTGGAGATAAAGCTAACCAACTCATTTCTACGGCAGTTCAAGGTTGAGATCGCCAGTGCACCTACGCCATTGGACGATTGTAAGGGAAGTTGGATACTGGCGACGCCTGCCACAGTAGGTGACTTCACTGGTGTGGGTTATTATTTTGGAAAGAAACTTCAAACGGAACTCACCGTTCCCGTAGGTCTAATTCATTCCTCAATTCCGGGTAGTGCGATCGAAGTCTGGATGAGTTCCGAAGCTTTTGCGAAACGCCCTGCGATGGACGCCGGACGAGTGAGGCGCCTTGCAACATTCAACGAATATCCCGGTAAATTGGCTGCCTATGTCGCTGCCTTTCAGGCTTGGGTCGCAAAGTATTCACGCGAGGATCAGGCCGTCGATCCAGCATTATTCGCCGCACCTGGAGTGGCAACAGACGATTGGAAGAAGCTCGCACTGCCCGGGAAGGTGGCTGCGTCCGGATTCTCCGCGTCCGGGGCCATCTGGGCCAGGAAAACCGTCAATGTTCCCGCTGTTGGCGCTGGCAAGCCGGGCAATATTACGTTCGGAACAGTCCGCGATTTTGTTACCATTTATTGGAATGGCGTTGAGATAGCTAAGACTAGTCCTGCGAACCCGCCCGCGCTGGGAATCTACAAATTTATCGTTCCTGGCGAGGTCATCAAAGAGGGGGAGAATGTAATCGCTTTGCGAATTTCCGGAGTGTCCGATCAAAACGGATGCGAGAACGGTCTTTCTTGTTCGTTCAATGGTGTTGGGCAGGCTGTTCGATTGGAGGGTGATTGGCTTGCCAAAGTAGAAAATTCTCTGCCAGCGCTTTCTCCTGAAGCTCTGGCCACACTACCAAAGCCACCGGGCGTGCCTAATCCTGCCCTGGCTTGTTACAACTACAACGCGATGATTGCGCCGTTGCTGCATGATACCATTAAAGGCATCATTTGGTATCAAGGCGAGTCGAACGTGAATCGCCCGGATGACTATCGCGTTAGCATCACGGCAATGATTGAAGATTATCGCGAAAAATGGGGAGCTGAACTGCCTTTTTATTTCTGTCAATTGCCGAACTTCCAGCCACGCGACAGTGATCCATCCAAAGGCTGTTGGGCGGATTTAAGGGATGCACAAACTAGCGCCTTGGCTTTGCCAAAAACAGGCATGGCGGTGCTGATCGACGTCGGCGAGGAGGCGAATCTGCACCCACGTAACAAGAAAGATCCTGGTGAAAGATTGGGCCGAATCGCCCTGGCCAAAGACTATGGAAAGCCAATAGCTTTTTCCGGTCCGCATTACGACTCTCTTATAGTCGAAGGTGACAAGCTGCGTCTGAAATTCAGCGAAGTGAATGGAGGACTGATGGCAAAACCACTTCCTGCAACATACAAACCTAATTCCGTGTCACCTGAAACAAAGCCACTCGTTCGACTCAGCCCAAACAGCGAATTGGAAGGATTCGTGATTTGTGGAGATGATCACAAGTGGATTCCGGCAGATGCGAAAATTGATGGAGAGGCCGTCATTGTCTCCTCCACTAACATTAGCAAACCAGTTGCCGCACGTTATTTATGGGCCGACAGCCCCATCGGAAATCTCTATAACGCCGCCACTTTGCCTGCCGCACCCTTTCGAACGGACGAGTTTCCACTGAAAAAGCAACCTTTTGCATTCTAG
- a CDS encoding glycoside hydrolase family 172 protein, whose translation MDISNFREEITHQLTTFNIAEKSKTIPLKAGQTASLPTVFGQGRITQLWITFPGWFWEHWDRTRLTSQSLLKTLILRIYWDGEDVAAVECPVGDFFGNGLCEISNFTSRYFGMSSGGFYCKFPMPFRKSFRIEFENKDERIDTDIFANVLYQITPEVVPDVGYFHTQFRTGKNAGPDPVEIFEITGRGHFVGCVLSAQAEEKHYLSFLEAPEYISIDDDWDVPRIIGTGLEDYFLGGWYFREGIFAGELHGVTSKDALNSSVAMYRAHEDDAIHFQKRLRFQFVNPWNPERLKPFAFSAAAFCYLDSPAGKGPEIPHVTDLLCWYRIRDTDRLSVP comes from the coding sequence ATGGATATTAGCAATTTCAGAGAGGAAATAACCCATCAACTGACTACTTTTAACATTGCGGAAAAATCCAAGACAATCCCTCTCAAGGCTGGGCAAACTGCCTCCCTTCCCACGGTCTTTGGACAAGGGCGCATCACCCAGTTGTGGATTACATTTCCCGGTTGGTTTTGGGAACATTGGGATCGAACTCGCCTCACTTCTCAATCTCTTTTGAAAACCCTCATCCTGCGAATTTATTGGGATGGTGAAGATGTGGCTGCGGTGGAGTGTCCGGTGGGTGATTTCTTTGGGAATGGACTCTGCGAAATTTCGAACTTCACCTCGCGCTATTTTGGTATGTCGAGTGGGGGCTTCTATTGCAAATTTCCGATGCCTTTTCGAAAAAGTTTTCGGATCGAGTTTGAAAACAAAGATGAACGGATCGACACCGACATTTTCGCAAATGTGCTTTATCAGATCACGCCGGAAGTCGTACCGGATGTCGGTTATTTTCACACGCAATTTCGAACCGGGAAAAATGCAGGACCTGATCCGGTTGAGATCTTTGAGATAACGGGGCGAGGACATTTTGTCGGATGCGTCCTTTCGGCTCAGGCAGAAGAAAAGCACTACCTAAGTTTTTTGGAAGCGCCGGAATACATTTCGATCGATGACGATTGGGATGTGCCGCGAATTATTGGGACAGGTCTGGAAGATTATTTTCTCGGTGGATGGTATTTTCGCGAAGGCATCTTTGCCGGAGAATTGCATGGCGTCACCTCCAAGGACGCTTTGAATTCGAGCGTCGCCATGTATCGAGCTCATGAAGACGATGCCATCCACTTTCAGAAACGTCTTCGTTTCCAGTTTGTGAATCCTTGGAATCCAGAGCGGCTCAAACCTTTCGCTTTTTCGGCTGCGGCATTTTGTTATCTCGATTCACCAGCCGGAAAAGGGCCAGAAATTCCTCACGTCACCGACTTGTTGTGTTGGTATCGAATCCGGGATACGGATCGATTGAGTGTGCCTTAG